One genomic region from Streptomyces venezuelae encodes:
- a CDS encoding globin domain-containing protein has product MIRSTFAVVERRAEHAVTFFYSHLFWNNPGVRELFPEDMVPQRDRLFAALTHVVTHLEDPALAAYLGHLGRDHRKFLASPALYAAVGESLIGAFAHAAGSAWTIEAEKAWTEAYGLVVEMMQAGADEAAGAGEPAWWDADVVRHERYGDSLAVLTLRPRQPFPYVPGQYVSVSSLRVPRVWRTYSVANAPRDDGTLDLHVSRIPGGAMSTALVEETGPGEVLRLSAPGGGLTARTPAGGLRTYICAGTGWAPVRALLEEAAEAEPDLEGRLFVVARAKDHLYGRPDAEALKNRLPGLNVTYITAAPGRRRDQATERLIHALQACEQWPAHEVYLAGPPGFLTETVEVLTELGTDPDRIHHDTLPAVGRFTVRPSTAAERLLGPPQLSWHNPEARAPHGE; this is encoded by the coding sequence TTGATCAGAAGCACGTTCGCGGTCGTCGAGAGACGGGCCGAGCATGCCGTCACCTTCTTCTACTCGCACCTCTTCTGGAACAACCCGGGAGTGCGCGAGCTCTTCCCCGAGGACATGGTCCCCCAGCGGGACCGGCTCTTCGCGGCGCTGACGCATGTGGTGACGCACCTGGAGGACCCCGCGCTCGCCGCCTATCTGGGGCACCTGGGCCGGGACCACCGCAAGTTCCTGGCCTCGCCCGCGCTCTACGCCGCCGTCGGCGAGAGCCTGATCGGCGCCTTCGCGCACGCCGCCGGCTCGGCGTGGACCATCGAGGCGGAGAAGGCCTGGACCGAGGCGTACGGGCTCGTGGTCGAGATGATGCAGGCGGGCGCCGACGAGGCCGCCGGGGCCGGGGAGCCCGCCTGGTGGGACGCGGACGTCGTCCGCCACGAGCGGTACGGCGACAGCCTGGCCGTCCTGACCCTGCGGCCCCGGCAGCCCTTCCCCTACGTCCCCGGCCAGTACGTCAGCGTCAGCTCGCTGCGCGTCCCGCGCGTCTGGCGCACCTACTCCGTCGCGAACGCGCCCCGCGACGACGGCACGCTCGACCTCCATGTGAGCCGGATCCCCGGCGGCGCGATGAGCACGGCACTCGTCGAGGAGACCGGTCCCGGCGAGGTCCTGCGGCTGAGCGCCCCCGGCGGCGGCCTCACGGCACGGACGCCCGCGGGCGGACTGCGCACCTATATATGCGCCGGTACGGGCTGGGCCCCCGTGCGGGCCCTCCTGGAGGAGGCCGCCGAGGCGGAACCGGACCTGGAGGGCAGGCTGTTCGTCGTGGCCCGCGCGAAGGACCACCTCTACGGGCGCCCCGACGCCGAGGCCCTGAAGAATCGTCTCCCCGGTCTGAACGTCACCTACATCACCGCGGCCCCCGGACGCCGGCGCGACCAGGCGACGGAGCGGCTGATCCACGCGCTCCAGGCCTGCGAGCAGTGGCCCGCGCACGAGGTCTACCTCGCCGGCCCGCCCGGTTTCCTGACGGAGACCGTCGAGGTCCTGACGGAGCTCGGCACCGATCCGGACCGCATCCACCACGACACGCTCCCGGCCGTGGGCCGCTTCACGGTCCGTCCGAGCACCGCCGCCGAACGCCTCCTCGGCCCGCCCCAGCTCAGCTGGCACAACCCCGAGGCCCGGGCCCCGCACGGGGAGTGA
- a CDS encoding glycosyltransferase family 2 protein, with translation MLLSIVVPCFNEDDVLTRFHARVTEEFSRLDGEFELVYVDDGSRDRTLPLLQELAAADPGRVRYVSFSRNFGKEAAMLAGLRHAAGDAVVIMDADLQHPPELVHRMVALHAEGYDQVVARRTREGDRVTRTLTARLYYRAINRLVDVELVDGVGDFRLLSRRTVDALLGLGEYNRFSKGLFAWVGFRTTTFSYENAVREEGRSKWTFGKLLNYGLDGLLSFNNKPLRAAVYLGLILVSLASVYAAWIVVDALASGVDTPGYVTLLVAVTALAGVQMVMVGLIGEYVGRIYYEVKRRPHYLVQETETGQEDRGMRADTRRSRDSLWETVAPK, from the coding sequence GTGCTGCTCTCGATCGTGGTCCCGTGCTTCAACGAGGATGACGTCCTCACCCGCTTCCATGCCCGCGTGACCGAGGAATTCTCCCGCCTCGACGGGGAGTTCGAGCTGGTCTACGTGGACGACGGGAGCCGGGACCGGACCCTCCCGCTCCTCCAGGAGCTGGCCGCCGCCGACCCCGGCCGCGTCCGCTACGTCTCCTTCAGCCGCAACTTCGGCAAGGAGGCCGCGATGCTCGCCGGGCTCCGGCACGCCGCCGGGGACGCCGTCGTCATCATGGACGCCGACCTCCAGCACCCGCCCGAGCTCGTGCACCGCATGGTCGCCCTGCACGCCGAGGGGTACGACCAGGTCGTCGCCCGCCGCACCCGCGAGGGCGACCGGGTCACCCGCACCCTGACCGCCCGCCTCTACTACCGGGCGATCAACCGGCTCGTGGACGTCGAGCTCGTCGACGGCGTAGGCGACTTCCGGCTGCTGTCCCGCCGTACCGTCGACGCGCTCCTCGGCCTCGGCGAGTACAACCGCTTCTCCAAGGGCCTCTTCGCCTGGGTCGGCTTCCGCACCACGACCTTCTCCTACGAGAACGCCGTGCGTGAGGAGGGCCGCTCCAAGTGGACCTTCGGCAAGCTCCTCAACTACGGGCTCGACGGTCTCCTCTCCTTCAACAACAAGCCGCTCCGGGCCGCCGTCTACCTCGGCCTGATCCTCGTCTCCCTCGCCTCGGTCTACGCCGCCTGGATCGTCGTCGACGCCCTGGCCAGCGGCGTCGACACACCCGGCTACGTCACGCTCCTCGTCGCCGTCACCGCGCTCGCCGGCGTTCAGATGGTGATGGTGGGACTCATCGGCGAGTACGTCGGCCGCATCTACTACGAGGTGAAGCGACGCCCCCACTACCTGGTGCAGGAGACGGAGACGGGGCAGGAGGACAGGGGGATGCGGGCCGACACCAGGCGGTCCCGTGACTCGTTGTGGGAAACAGTCGCTCCGAAGTAG
- a CDS encoding cytochrome P450 family protein: MSTSPAPELFTWEFASDPYPAYAWLREHAPVHRTKLPSGVEAWLVTRYADARQALADQRLSKNPAHHDESPHAKGKTGIPGERKAELMTHLLNIDPPDHTRLRRLVSKAFTPRRVAEFAPRVQELTDRLMDEFVERGSADLIHEFAFPLPIYAICDLLGVPPEDQDDFRDWAGMMIRHGGGPRGGVARSVKKMRGYLAELIHRKREEPGEDLISGLIRASDHGEHLTENEAAAMAFIILFAGFETTVNLIGNGVYQLLRHPEQRERLQASVAAGETGLLETGVEELLRYDGPVEMATWRYATQALTVGGQEIPAGDPVLVVLAAANRDPERFAEPDTLDLSRRDSQHLGYGHGIHYCLGAPLARLEGQAALATLLTRLPDLRLAADPAELRWRGGLIMRGLRTLPVDFTPSVRLL; this comes from the coding sequence GTGAGTACCAGCCCCGCCCCCGAGCTCTTCACCTGGGAGTTCGCCAGCGACCCCTACCCCGCCTACGCCTGGCTGCGGGAGCACGCGCCCGTGCACCGCACGAAACTGCCCAGCGGCGTCGAGGCCTGGCTCGTGACCCGGTACGCGGACGCCCGGCAGGCCCTCGCCGACCAGCGGCTGTCCAAGAACCCGGCGCATCATGACGAGTCCCCGCACGCGAAGGGGAAGACGGGCATTCCGGGCGAGCGCAAGGCCGAGCTGATGACGCATCTGCTCAACATCGACCCGCCCGACCACACCCGGCTGCGGCGGCTCGTGTCGAAGGCCTTCACGCCGCGCCGGGTCGCGGAGTTCGCGCCGCGCGTGCAGGAGCTGACCGACCGGCTCATGGACGAGTTCGTGGAGAGGGGGAGCGCCGACCTCATCCACGAGTTCGCGTTCCCGCTCCCCATCTACGCGATCTGCGACCTGCTCGGCGTGCCCCCGGAGGACCAGGACGACTTCCGGGACTGGGCCGGGATGATGATCCGGCACGGCGGCGGGCCGCGCGGCGGCGTCGCCCGGTCGGTGAAGAAGATGCGCGGCTACCTGGCGGAGCTGATCCATCGCAAGCGCGAGGAGCCCGGCGAGGACCTCATCTCGGGGCTCATCAGGGCCTCCGACCACGGCGAGCACCTCACCGAGAACGAAGCGGCCGCCATGGCCTTCATCATTCTCTTCGCCGGCTTCGAGACGACGGTGAACCTCATCGGCAACGGCGTCTACCAGCTGCTCCGCCACCCCGAGCAGCGCGAGCGGCTCCAGGCGTCGGTCGCGGCGGGGGAGACCGGGCTCCTGGAGACGGGCGTCGAGGAGCTGCTGCGGTACGACGGTCCGGTGGAGATGGCCACCTGGCGGTACGCGACGCAGGCGCTGACCGTCGGCGGGCAGGAGATCCCGGCGGGCGACCCGGTGCTCGTGGTCCTGGCCGCCGCCAACCGGGACCCGGAGCGCTTCGCGGAGCCGGACACGCTGGACCTCTCGCGGCGCGACAGCCAGCACCTCGGGTACGGGCACGGCATCCACTACTGCCTGGGCGCGCCGCTCGCCCGGCTGGAGGGTCAGGCGGCGCTGGCCACCCTGCTGACGCGCCTGCCCGACCTGCGACTTGCGGCCGATCCGGCCGAACTGCGGTGGCGCGGAGGGCTCATCATGCGGGGATTGCGCACGCTTCCGGTGGATTTCACCCCTTCCGTACGCCTGCTGTGA
- the eno gene encoding phosphopyruvate hydratase → MLVPSIDVVVAREILDSRGNPTVEVEVGLDDGSTGRAAVPSGASTGAFEAIELRDGDPNRYLGKGVEKAVLAVIEQIGPELVGYDATEQRLIDQAMFDLDATENKGSLGANAILGVSLAVAHAASEASDLPLFRYLGGPNAHLLPVPMMNILNGGSHADSNVDIQEFMIAPIGAESFSEALRWGAEIYHTLKSVLKRKGLSTGLGDEGGFAPNLESNRAALDLIVEAIKEAGYTPGTDVALALDVAASEFYKDGKYEFEGKSRSAAEMTEYYEELVSAYPMVSIEDPLFEDDWAGWKVLTDKLGTKVQIVGDDLFVTNPERLARGIEEGTANALLVKVNQIGSLTETLDAVELAQRNGFKCMMSHRSGETEDVTIADLAVAVNCGQIKTGAPARSDRVAKYNQLLRIEEILDDAAVYAGRSAFPRFKG, encoded by the coding sequence ATGCTCGTGCCGTCCATCGACGTCGTCGTAGCCCGGGAAATCCTGGACTCCCGAGGCAACCCCACGGTCGAGGTCGAGGTCGGCCTCGACGACGGCAGCACCGGCCGTGCTGCTGTTCCGTCCGGCGCCTCCACCGGTGCGTTCGAGGCCATCGAGCTTCGCGACGGTGACCCCAACCGCTACCTGGGCAAGGGTGTCGAGAAGGCCGTCCTCGCCGTCATCGAGCAGATCGGCCCGGAGCTCGTCGGCTACGACGCCACCGAGCAGCGCCTGATCGACCAGGCGATGTTCGACCTGGACGCCACCGAGAACAAGGGCTCGCTCGGCGCGAACGCCATCCTCGGTGTCTCCCTCGCCGTCGCGCACGCCGCGTCCGAGGCCTCCGACCTCCCGCTCTTCCGCTACCTCGGCGGCCCGAACGCGCACCTGCTGCCCGTTCCGATGATGAACATCCTCAACGGTGGGTCGCACGCCGACTCCAACGTCGACATCCAGGAGTTCATGATCGCCCCGATCGGCGCGGAGTCCTTCTCCGAGGCCCTTCGCTGGGGTGCGGAGATCTACCACACGCTCAAGAGCGTGCTGAAGCGCAAGGGCCTCTCCACCGGCCTCGGCGACGAGGGCGGCTTCGCCCCGAACCTGGAGTCGAACCGCGCCGCCCTCGACCTCATCGTCGAGGCCATCAAGGAGGCCGGCTACACCCCGGGCACCGATGTCGCGCTCGCGCTCGACGTCGCCGCGTCCGAGTTCTACAAGGACGGCAAGTACGAGTTCGAGGGCAAGTCCCGTTCGGCCGCCGAGATGACCGAGTACTACGAGGAGCTCGTCTCCGCGTACCCGATGGTCTCCATCGAGGACCCGCTGTTCGAGGACGACTGGGCGGGCTGGAAGGTTCTCACCGACAAGCTGGGCACCAAGGTCCAGATCGTCGGCGACGACCTCTTCGTCACCAACCCGGAGCGCCTCGCCCGCGGCATCGAGGAGGGCACCGCGAACGCCCTCCTGGTCAAGGTCAACCAGATCGGCTCGCTGACCGAGACCCTCGACGCCGTCGAGCTCGCCCAGCGCAACGGCTTCAAGTGCATGATGTCCCACCGCTCCGGCGAGACCGAGGACGTCACCATCGCGGACCTCGCCGTCGCCGTGAACTGTGGCCAGATCAAGACCGGCGCCCCGGCCCGCTCGGACCGCGTCGCCAAGTACAACCAGCTGCTGCGCATCGAGGAGATCCTCGACGACGCCGCGGTCTACGCCGGCCGCAGCGCGTTCCCGCGCTTCAAGGGCTGA
- a CDS encoding DUF501 domain-containing protein, which produces METPPPQTERTEPTATDIAAFELQLGRPPRGLRAIAHRCPCGNPDVVETAPRLPDGTPFPTTYYLTCPRAASAIGTLEANGVMKEMQARLATDPELAAAYRAAHEDYLARRDAIEVLEGFPSAGGMPDRVKCLHVLVGHSLVAGPGVNPFGDEALAMLPEWWAKGACVTPCADKEEKESAE; this is translated from the coding sequence ATGGAAACGCCCCCTCCGCAGACCGAACGCACCGAGCCCACCGCGACGGACATCGCCGCCTTCGAGCTGCAGCTCGGCCGGCCGCCGCGCGGCCTGCGCGCCATCGCGCACCGCTGCCCGTGCGGCAACCCGGACGTCGTCGAGACCGCGCCGCGGCTCCCCGACGGCACGCCGTTCCCGACGACGTACTACCTGACCTGCCCCCGCGCGGCCTCCGCCATCGGCACACTCGAGGCCAACGGGGTCATGAAGGAGATGCAGGCCCGGCTCGCCACCGACCCGGAGCTGGCCGCCGCCTACCGGGCGGCGCACGAGGACTACCTCGCCCGCCGGGACGCGATCGAGGTCCTGGAGGGCTTCCCGAGCGCCGGCGGCATGCCGGACCGCGTGAAGTGCCTGCACGTCCTCGTCGGTCACTCGCTGGTCGCGGGCCCGGGCGTCAACCCGTTCGGTGACGAGGCCCTCGCGATGCTGCCGGAGTGGTGGGCGAAGGGTGCGTGCGTGACGCCGTGCGCGGACAAGGAAGAGAAGGAGTCCGCGGAATGA
- a CDS encoding transglycosylase family protein, which yields MTGSALALPLLATGSASAADAATWDRVAECESGGQWSANFGNGMYGGLQFTQESWERNGGLDYAPSPDLASRAQQIAIADKAFTAGGTDWATCAPIAGLTNDGRATGVNPGPAVATKAPTGPVAESNRTAGTPVAPSEAAADKSAGKAAEEATAPTQAAETSESPREASEAPTGPAAPTTPAGTATPVSPTAPATGTTPDGSTTPTAPVSPTAPGTPTAPVTPDTSLTPGSPETPKDDASSAAPGTGKHRGEAAPEEADKADTPAESGRHASSTDKLAENSTAKPVADESKDSGTTDSQGTSGTYTVRPGDNLSEIAQENELPGGWDALYDANRGTVGTDPDLIVPGQSLDLTVGSEEVAE from the coding sequence GTGACCGGCTCCGCCCTGGCGCTGCCGCTGCTCGCCACCGGCTCCGCCTCCGCCGCCGACGCCGCGACCTGGGACCGGGTCGCCGAGTGCGAGTCCGGCGGCCAGTGGAGCGCCAACTTCGGCAACGGCATGTACGGCGGCCTCCAGTTCACCCAGGAGAGCTGGGAGCGGAACGGCGGCCTCGACTACGCGCCCAGCCCCGATCTGGCCAGCCGCGCCCAGCAGATCGCGATCGCCGACAAGGCGTTCACCGCCGGCGGCACCGACTGGGCCACCTGCGCGCCCATCGCCGGTCTGACGAACGACGGCAGGGCCACCGGGGTCAACCCCGGCCCGGCCGTCGCCACGAAGGCGCCCACGGGGCCCGTGGCGGAGTCGAACCGGACCGCGGGCACCCCGGTCGCGCCCTCGGAGGCCGCTGCCGACAAGTCCGCGGGGAAGGCGGCGGAGGAGGCCACCGCGCCCACGCAGGCCGCGGAGACCTCCGAGTCGCCCCGTGAGGCCTCGGAGGCCCCCACCGGCCCCGCCGCGCCCACCACCCCCGCCGGCACCGCCACGCCGGTCAGCCCGACCGCACCGGCGACCGGGACCACCCCGGACGGCTCGACCACCCCGACCGCGCCGGTGAGCCCGACCGCGCCGGGCACCCCGACCGCTCCGGTCACGCCCGACACATCCCTTACGCCCGGTTCGCCCGAGACGCCGAAGGATGACGCCTCGTCGGCCGCGCCCGGCACCGGCAAGCACCGGGGCGAGGCGGCTCCGGAGGAAGCCGACAAGGCGGACACTCCTGCCGAATCGGGTCGACACGCTTCATCGACGGACAAGCTGGCGGAAAACTCCACCGCCAAGCCCGTGGCTGACGAGTCGAAGGATTCGGGCACAACGGACAGTCAGGGCACTTCGGGCACGTACACCGTGCGGCCGGGTGACAACCTGTCCGAGATTGCACAGGAGAACGAACTCCCTGGCGGCTGGGACGCCCTCTATGACGCCAACCGCGGGACCGTGGGCACCGATCCGGACCTCATCGTCCCTGGTCAGAGCCTCGACCTGACGGTCGGTTCGGAGGAGGTGGCGGAGTAG
- a CDS encoding Ppx/GppA phosphatase family protein, translated as MTRVAGIDCGTNSIRLLVADVHPETGELVELDRRMTIVRLGQGVDKTGRLAPEALERTFAACRAYAEVIKELGAEKLRFVATSASRDAENRQDFVNGVVEILGVEPEVITGDQEAAFSFTGATGELHGDDRRLVVDIGGGSTEFVVGNKHVEAARSVDIGCVRLTERHVRNDPPTAEEVAAIRADVRAALDLAAETVPIGTAETLVGLAGSVTTVAAIALGLPEYDSEKIHHSRISAERVAGVTDMLLASTHDERAAITVIHPGRVDVIIAGALVLREIVERVGASEVVVSEHDILDGIALSVA; from the coding sequence ATGACCCGGGTCGCCGGAATCGACTGCGGTACGAACTCGATCCGCCTCCTCGTCGCCGACGTCCACCCGGAGACCGGCGAGCTCGTCGAGCTGGACCGGCGGATGACGATCGTCCGGCTCGGCCAGGGCGTCGACAAGACGGGCCGGCTCGCGCCCGAGGCGCTGGAGCGGACCTTCGCGGCCTGCCGCGCGTACGCCGAGGTCATCAAGGAGCTGGGCGCCGAGAAGCTCCGCTTCGTCGCCACCTCCGCCTCGCGCGACGCCGAGAACCGCCAGGACTTCGTGAACGGGGTCGTGGAGATCCTGGGCGTCGAGCCCGAGGTGATCACCGGCGACCAGGAGGCCGCGTTCTCCTTCACCGGCGCCACCGGTGAGCTGCACGGCGACGACCGGCGCCTGGTCGTGGACATCGGCGGCGGCTCCACCGAGTTCGTCGTCGGCAACAAGCACGTCGAGGCCGCCCGCTCCGTCGACATCGGCTGCGTCCGGCTGACCGAGCGGCACGTCCGGAACGACCCGCCGACCGCCGAGGAGGTCGCCGCGATCCGCGCCGACGTCCGGGCCGCGCTCGACCTGGCCGCGGAGACCGTGCCGATCGGCACGGCGGAGACCCTCGTCGGGCTCGCCGGCTCGGTCACCACCGTCGCCGCGATCGCCCTCGGGCTGCCGGAGTACGACTCCGAGAAGATCCACCACTCCCGGATCTCCGCCGAGCGCGTCGCCGGGGTCACCGACATGCTCCTCGCCTCCACGCACGACGAGCGGGCCGCGATCACCGTCATCCACCCGGGCCGGGTCGACGTGATCATCGCCGGTGCGCTCGTCCTGAGGGAGATCGTGGAGCGCGTCGGAGCGAGCGAGGTCGTGGTCAGCGAGCACGACATTCTCGATGGGATCGCCCTATCCGTCGCATAG
- a CDS encoding FtsB family cell division protein yields the protein MAAKDRDRFSTATRIRLLGEQTAARVYRSQTRRQARRSRLTGRAAFLALVVCSLVVALAYPMRSYVSQQGEIEEQERRAAEAAQRVEELRDEKARLQDPAYVRRLAREHLHYVLPGETGFTVNDPDAEQRPRADQGAAERPWYDNLWDGVDHADRP from the coding sequence ATGGCCGCGAAGGACCGGGACCGGTTCTCGACCGCGACCCGGATCAGACTGCTCGGCGAGCAGACCGCCGCTCGTGTCTACCGCTCCCAGACCCGCCGCCAGGCACGCCGCTCCCGGCTCACCGGCCGCGCGGCCTTCCTCGCCCTCGTCGTCTGCTCCCTCGTCGTGGCGCTCGCCTACCCGATGCGGAGCTACGTCTCCCAGCAGGGCGAGATCGAGGAGCAGGAGCGCCGGGCCGCCGAGGCCGCCCAGCGGGTCGAGGAGCTGCGGGACGAGAAGGCCCGCCTCCAGGACCCGGCCTACGTCCGCCGCCTCGCCCGCGAGCACCTGCACTACGTGCTGCCCGGTGAGACCGGCTTCACCGTGAACGACCCCGACGCGGAGCAGCGGCCCCGCGCCGACCAGGGCGCGGCCGAGCGCCCCTGGTACGACAACCTCTGGGACGGCGTCGACCACGCCGACCGCCCCTGA
- a CDS encoding SurA N-terminal domain-containing protein: MHRRDRRIALSVSAALLAAPLLTACGSDAHPGAAAVVGGERIEVSTLQAQVKDVRAAQAASPQAAQLLGTSGDLNRRKLNGLIFDRVVNKVAADNGVTATRAELQETRAAFVRQSGGEDRLAAVLLQEQGVAPDQIDDVVRRNVLMNKIAAKLGITETPEGQEKLTKVFTAASKALDIDVNPRFGAWDDAQVQLDGAYDGAPWLRQVSQDPGAAQAGA; the protein is encoded by the coding sequence GTGCACCGCCGCGATCGCCGCATTGCTCTCTCCGTCTCCGCCGCGCTCCTCGCGGCGCCGTTGCTCACCGCCTGCGGGAGCGACGCCCACCCAGGAGCTGCGGCCGTCGTCGGCGGTGAACGGATCGAGGTCTCGACGCTCCAGGCGCAGGTCAAGGACGTGCGGGCCGCACAGGCCGCCTCGCCGCAGGCCGCCCAGCTGCTCGGCACCAGCGGCGACCTCAACCGCCGCAAGCTCAACGGCCTGATCTTCGACCGGGTCGTGAACAAGGTCGCCGCCGACAACGGCGTCACCGCGACCCGCGCCGAGCTCCAGGAGACCCGGGCCGCGTTCGTCCGGCAGAGCGGCGGCGAGGACCGGCTGGCGGCCGTGCTGCTCCAGGAGCAGGGCGTGGCCCCCGACCAGATCGACGACGTCGTCCGCCGCAACGTCCTCATGAACAAGATCGCCGCCAAGCTGGGGATCACCGAGACCCCCGAGGGCCAGGAGAAGCTGACGAAGGTCTTCACCGCCGCCTCGAAGGCCCTCGACATCGACGTGAACCCGCGCTTCGGCGCCTGGGACGACGCGCAGGTCCAGCTCGACGGCGCCTACGACGGGGCGCCGTGGCTGCGGCAGGTCAGCCAGGACCCGGGCGCGGCCCAGGCCGGGGCCTGA
- a CDS encoding nucleoside triphosphate pyrophosphohydrolase: MTSENPGRIVLLTASHRVAPGLLSWPAWQALHGADRVLCPDEHHPQLPYLKDAGVVVEHVLPTAQELVEECAGGRTIVLLPSGEGDRALTDGLARLAGSGRVSMPDLELLPGSYDLPGSRLLDLVQVMDRIRRECPWSSQQTHKGLAKYGIEEAYELVEAIEDGDREELREELGDVLLQVVFHARIAEEDPEEPFSVDDVAGTIVEKLIHRHPHVFGDATAETPEEVKAHWLRTKAVEKQRESVTDGVPLGQPGLALAAKLANRVRSAGLDVALPAGEGIGYELLGLAARAEAAGVDPEAALRAAARTYREAIRAAEGL; encoded by the coding sequence GTGACATCTGAGAACCCCGGCCGCATCGTCCTGCTGACCGCCAGCCACCGCGTGGCGCCCGGACTGCTGTCCTGGCCCGCGTGGCAGGCACTGCACGGCGCGGACCGGGTGCTCTGTCCCGACGAGCACCACCCCCAGCTGCCGTACCTGAAGGACGCCGGGGTCGTCGTCGAGCACGTCCTGCCCACCGCGCAGGAGCTCGTCGAGGAGTGCGCCGGGGGCCGGACGATCGTGCTGCTGCCCTCCGGCGAGGGCGACCGCGCCCTGACCGACGGGCTCGCCCGGCTCGCCGGCTCCGGCCGGGTCTCCATGCCCGACCTGGAGCTGCTCCCCGGCTCGTACGACCTGCCCGGCTCCCGCCTCCTCGACCTGGTGCAGGTCATGGACCGGATCCGGCGCGAGTGCCCCTGGTCCTCGCAGCAGACGCACAAGGGGCTCGCCAAGTACGGCATCGAGGAGGCGTACGAGCTCGTCGAGGCGATCGAGGACGGTGACCGCGAGGAGCTCCGCGAGGAGCTCGGGGACGTCCTGCTCCAGGTCGTCTTCCACGCCCGGATCGCCGAGGAGGACCCGGAGGAGCCGTTCTCCGTGGACGACGTCGCCGGGACCATCGTCGAGAAGCTGATCCACCGGCACCCGCACGTCTTCGGCGACGCGACGGCCGAGACGCCGGAGGAGGTCAAGGCCCACTGGCTGCGGACCAAGGCCGTCGAGAAGCAGCGGGAGTCCGTGACCGACGGCGTGCCGCTCGGACAGCCGGGCCTCGCGCTCGCCGCGAAGCTGGCGAACCGCGTGCGGTCGGCGGGGCTCGACGTGGCCCTGCCGGCGGGCGAGGGCATCGGGTACGAGCTCCTCGGCCTCGCCGCCCGTGCGGAGGCGGCCGGCGTGGACCCGGAGGCGGCGCTGCGCGCGGCGGCCCGGACGTACCGCGAGGCGATCCGAGCGGCGGAAGGGCTGTGA
- a CDS encoding transglycosylase family protein, producing MLFSGKGKHRRPSKATQVATLVGVTGVAVAAPLMTAGTASAATASEWDRVAQCESGGNWSINTGNGYYGGLQFSASTWAAYGGTAYASTANQASKSQQIAIAEKVLAGQGKGAWPSCGVGLSGASYDGGAAESAPQQQSTQPQQTQQPRQERKAEQPTTRSEQRQAPKKSTQQYAAPKAATKKTVTTPTGKVVKKGDGEYKVVAGDTLSKIAEAHGVKGGWAELFELNKDVVENADLIYVGQQLHLK from the coding sequence ATGCTGTTTTCCGGCAAGGGCAAACACCGTCGTCCCTCCAAGGCCACCCAGGTCGCCACGCTCGTCGGCGTCACCGGTGTCGCCGTGGCCGCCCCGCTGATGACCGCGGGCACCGCCTCGGCCGCCACGGCCTCCGAGTGGGACCGCGTCGCCCAGTGCGAGTCCGGCGGCAACTGGTCCATCAACACCGGCAACGGCTACTACGGCGGCCTGCAGTTCTCCGCCTCCACGTGGGCCGCGTACGGCGGCACCGCCTACGCCTCGACCGCCAACCAGGCGTCGAAGTCCCAGCAGATCGCCATCGCCGAGAAGGTCCTCGCGGGCCAGGGCAAGGGTGCCTGGCCGAGCTGTGGCGTGGGCCTCTCCGGCGCCTCGTACGACGGCGGCGCCGCCGAGAGCGCGCCGCAGCAGCAGAGCACGCAGCCGCAGCAGACCCAGCAGCCGCGCCAGGAGCGGAAGGCCGAGCAGCCGACCACCCGCAGCGAGCAGCGCCAGGCCCCGAAGAAGTCGACGCAGCAGTACGCCGCGCCGAAGGCCGCCACCAAGAAGACGGTCACCACCCCGACCGGCAAGGTCGTCAAGAAGGGCGACGGCGAGTACAAGGTCGTCGCCGGCGACACCCTCAGCAAGATCGCCGAGGCGCACGGCGTCAAGGGCGGCTGGGCCGAGCTCTTCGAGCTGAACAAGGACGTCGTCGAGAACGCCGACCTCATCTACGTGGGCCAGCAGCTCCACCTGAAGTGA